A genome region from Nicotiana tabacum cultivar K326 chromosome 13, ASM71507v2, whole genome shotgun sequence includes the following:
- the LOC107803568 gene encoding CBL-interacting protein kinase 2-like, protein MEEKKGNVLMQKYELGRLLGQGNFAKVYYGRNLETGQSVAIKVIDKEKVLKAGLIEQTKREISVMALVKHPNILQLYEVMATKSKIYLVIEHAKGGELFKKLTKGRLKENVARKYFQQLISAVECCHSRDVYHRDLKPENVLLAENGNLKVSDFGLSALAESKRQDGLLHTTCGTPAYVAPEVISRKGYDGAKADIWSCGVILFVLLAGYLPFHDSNLMEMYTKIRKAEFKCPNWVPLEVRKLVCRILDPNPHTRISIAKIKENSWFKKGLDSRNAGIKLEEKENFSVDANANIDACTHNSTSPSASKLELPKLTNLNAFDIIALSSGFDLSGLFIRKDQKEDLQFISVKPASSIMSKLEEVGRNLKLEVKKKEAGFIRLEGLNAARYETLSIDVEIFEITPSFHLVELKRSYGDKVEYQKMLRQVIRPALEKIVWSWQGEQPINS, encoded by the coding sequence ATGGAGGAGAAGAAAGGAAATGTATTGATGCAAAAATATGAGTTGGGGAGATTATTAGGCCAAGGAAATTTTGCTAAGGTTTATTATGGAAGGAATCTTGAAACGGGACAGAGTGTAGCCATCAAGGTAATTGACAAAGAGAAGGTTCTGAAGGCTGGACTGATCGAACAGACTAAGAGAGAGATATCTGTTATGGCACTGGTCAAACACCCAAATATTCTACAGCTATACGAGGTCATGGCAACTAAATCTAAGATTTACTTAGTGATTGAACATGCCAAAGGCGGTGAGCTTTTCAAAAAATTGACGAAGGGGAGGCTCAAGGAAAATGTAGCTAGGAAGTACTTTCAACAATTGATTAGTGCTGTTGAGTGTTGCCACAGCCGAGATGTTTATCACCGTGATCTGAAACCAGAAAATGTGCTGCTGGCCGAGAATGGAAATCTTAAGGTATCAGACTTTGGATTGAGTGCGTTGGCCGAGTCTAAGAGGCAGGACGGCTTACTCCACACAACATGTGGAACCCCGGCTTATGTTGCGCCTGAGGTGATTAGCAGAAAAGGATATGATGGCGCCAAAGCTGACATCTGGTCTTGTGGGGTGATCTTATTTGTCTTGCTGGCCGGTTATCTTCCGTTCCACGACTCAAATCTTATGGAGATGTATACGAAGATAAGGAAGGCTGAGTTCAAATGCCCAAATTGGGTCCCACTAGAAGTGCGGAAATTAGTTTGTAGGATCCTTGACCCGAACCCTCATACAAGGATTTCAATagccaaaataaaggaaaactCCTGGTTTAAAAAAGGGTTGGATTCAAGAAATGCGGGAATCAAATTAGAAGAGAAGGAAAACTTTAGCGTAGATGCCAATGCTAATATCGATGCGTGTACGCATAACAGTACCTCTCCCTCTGCGTCAAAGCTAGAGTTACCAAAACTTACAAATCTAAATGCATTTGATATAATCGCTCTTTCAAGTGGATTTgatttatctggtttattcatAAGAAAGGATCAGAAGGAGGACTTGCAATTCATTTCAGTGAAGCCTGCTTCTTCTATCATGTCCAAACTTGAGGAAGTCGGCCGTAACCTAAAGCTGGAAGTAAAGAAGAAAGAAGCTGGATTTATAAGATTAGAGGGATTGAATGCAGCTAGATATGAGACTCTGTCCATCGATGTGGAAATTTTTGAAATTACGCCGTCCTTCCACTTGGTTGAGCTGAAAAGATCATATGGTGATAAGGTGGAGTACCAAAAGATGCTGAGACAAGTTATAAGACCTGCTCTCGAGAAAATTGTTTGGTCTTGGCAAGGCGAGCAGCCAATTAATAGTTAG
- the LOC107803565 gene encoding uncharacterized protein LOC107803565 → MRSFGNLGQLAFTLAICLVATTVVADYSYGDTSPSPSKYYKSPSPSKYHAQVTVSYKHYPSHYYKSPSLSKYHSHSTNIYKSPLPLKHDYYKASKPTKYYKSPLPLKHDYYKAPKPTKYYKSPTPPKHNYKSPSPIKYYKSPAPSKHYYYKSPSPIKYYKSPAPAKYNKPKPPTKYYKSPVYYKSPPPPKYYEKSPSYYKSTPPPLKYYEHSPSYYKSPPPPPKYYEQSPSSYKSHPPPPKYYEQQPSYKSPPPPPKYYEQSPTYYKSSPPPYYKSPPPPPKYVEQLPTTYNTPHLPKIDEQLPPYYKSPPTTTTSYYKQTPTYASPPPPVKYEQSPTYSSPPPPAY, encoded by the coding sequence ATGAGAAGCTTTGGAAATCTGGGGCAACTTGCATTTACTTTGGCAATTTGCTTAGTAGCAACTACTGTTGTTGCTGATTACTCTTATGGCGACACTTCTCCCTCACCCTCTAAGTACTACAAATCACCTTCGCCTTCAAAGTACCATGCCCAGGTAACGGTCTCTTACAAACATTATCCTTCACACTATTACAAGTcgccttcgctatcaaagtacCATAGCCATTCTACCAACATTTACAAATCACCTCTACCTTTGAAGCATGATTATTACAAAGCTTCAAAACCAACAAAATATTACAAATCACCACTACCTTTGAAGCATGATTACTACAAAGCACCAAAACCAACAAAATATTACAAATCACCCACTCCTCCAAAACACAACTACAAGTCACCATCGCCGATTAAGTATTACAAGTCACCTGCTCCTTCAAAACACTATTACTACAAGTCACCATCACCAATAAAATATTATAAGTCACCTGCTCCTGCGAAATACAACAAGCCGAAGCCACCAACAAAATATTATAAGTCACCAGTTTACTACAAGTCTCCACCACCACCAAAGTATTATGAGAAATCACCTTCTTATTACAAGTCAACTCCACCCCCTCTAAAATACTATGAACATTCACCCTCCTATTACAAGTCACCTCCACCCCCACCGAAATACTACGAGCAGTCACCATCTTCCTACAaatctcatccacctccaccaaagTATTACGAGCAACAACCTTCATATAAGTCTCCACCTCCACCACCAAAATATTACGAGCAATCCCCAACTTACTATAAATCATCTCCTCCACCATACTACAAATCTCCTCCACCCCCACCCAAATACGTCGAGCAATTACCTACGACTTACAATACACCACATCTACCAAAAATTGATGAACAATTACCACCATACTACAAatcaccaccaacaacaacaacaagctaCTACAAGCAAACTCCCACCTACGCGTCACCTCCCCCACCGGTAAAGTATGAGCAATCTCCCACCTACAGTTCACCTCCACCACCAGCCTACTAG